In the Temnothorax longispinosus isolate EJ_2023e unplaced genomic scaffold, Tlon_JGU_v1 HiC_scaffold_24, whole genome shotgun sequence genome, one interval contains:
- the LOC139824016 gene encoding uncharacterized protein, with translation MWSHLRDLPLADPDPSCNRPIHVVLIGADLYGSLLFDGLRQGPVGTPTGQLTVFGWIVSGPTGTAHPAGESAPVLNCVSCEDTNSLIQSFWEDESIPSQNPLTEEEERCENHFASTHSRDSQGRYIVRLPFKNGPPYISETFRKTSFLYSKMERRLSQKPEIAAQYHDFLKEYESMGHMEKPVSH, from the exons ATGTGGTCGCATCTACGCGATTTACCGTTAGCAGATCCCGATCCCTCTTGTAATCGCCCGATTCATGTTGTACTAATCGGCGCGGATTTATACGGGTCGTTGCTGTTCGACGGCCTCCGTCAAGGCCCGGTCGGCACCCCGACGGGCCAGCTTACTGTTTTCGGGTGGATCGTTTCCGGTCCTACCGGCACCGCACACCCAGCCGGAGAGTCCGCTCCCGTTTTGAATTGCGTATCCTGCGAGGATACGAATTCCTTGATTCAAAGTTTTTGGGAGGACGAAAGTATCCCCTCTCAAAATCCTCTCACCGAAGAGGAAGAACGTTGCGAAAATCATTTCGCTAGTACGCATTCTCGCGATTCTCAAGGACGTTACATTGTTCGTTTGCCGTTCAAGAACGGCCCCCCTTACATAAGCGAAACTTTTCGAAAGACTTCTTTCTTGTACTCCAAAATGGAGCGCCGACTCTCGCAGAAACCCGAGATCGCCGCTCAGTATCACGATTTCCTCAAGGAGTACGAATCCATGGGGCACATGGAGAAG CCCGTATCACACTAG